Proteins encoded together in one Dechloromonas sp. HYN0024 window:
- a CDS encoding glutamate-5-semialdehyde dehydrogenase — translation MDIKEYMQTVGRQARAASRRLASASTAEKNAALLAIATAIRREKAALVAANQEDLAAARAAGLESAMLDRLTLSEKGVDSMADGVEQVAKLADPIGEMGDFKYQPSGIQVGKMRVPLGVIGIIYEARPNVTADAAALCLKSGNAAILRGGSEAIRSNRAIAALVQEGLQAAGLPADAVQVINTTDRAAVGELITMREFVDVIVPRGGKGLIARLLAECRVPMIQHLDGNCHVYLEEEADPNKALKIVENAKTQRYGTCNTAESLLVDRSVAAMLLPPIAAMLTAKGVEIRGCAETCAIVPKAIAATEEDHYTEFLAPIISVKVVAGIDEAIAHINQYSSHHSEAIVTDNHPKAMRFLREVDSASVMINASTRFADGFEYGLGAEIGISTDKIHARGPVGLEGLTSQKWIVLGDGHVRG, via the coding sequence ATGGACATCAAAGAATATATGCAGACGGTCGGTCGCCAGGCCCGCGCTGCCTCGCGCCGCCTTGCCTCGGCCTCGACGGCCGAGAAAAATGCCGCGCTGCTCGCCATTGCCACCGCCATCCGCCGCGAAAAAGCCGCGCTGGTCGCTGCCAACCAGGAAGATCTGGCTGCCGCCCGCGCCGCCGGGCTTGAAAGCGCCATGCTCGACCGCCTGACCCTCTCCGAAAAAGGCGTGGACAGCATGGCCGACGGCGTTGAACAAGTTGCCAAGCTGGCCGACCCGATCGGCGAAATGGGTGACTTCAAATACCAGCCGTCCGGTATCCAGGTCGGCAAGATGCGCGTCCCGCTTGGCGTCATCGGCATCATCTACGAGGCCCGTCCGAACGTCACGGCCGACGCTGCCGCCCTCTGCCTGAAATCCGGCAACGCCGCCATCCTGCGCGGTGGCTCGGAAGCCATTCGCTCGAATCGCGCCATTGCCGCACTGGTCCAGGAAGGCCTGCAAGCCGCCGGGCTGCCGGCCGATGCCGTGCAGGTCATCAATACCACCGACCGCGCCGCCGTCGGCGAGCTGATCACCATGCGCGAATTTGTCGACGTCATCGTACCGCGTGGCGGCAAGGGCCTGATCGCCCGGCTGCTGGCCGAATGCCGCGTGCCGATGATCCAGCACCTCGACGGCAACTGCCATGTCTACCTCGAAGAGGAAGCCGATCCGAACAAGGCCCTGAAAATCGTCGAGAACGCCAAGACCCAGCGTTACGGCACCTGCAACACCGCCGAGTCGCTGCTCGTCGACCGCTCGGTCGCCGCCATGCTGCTGCCGCCGATTGCCGCCATGCTGACCGCCAAGGGGGTCGAAATCCGTGGCTGTGCCGAAACCTGCGCCATCGTGCCGAAGGCCATCGCGGCGACGGAAGAGGACCACTACACCGAATTCCTCGCGCCGATCATTTCGGTCAAGGTCGTCGCCGGCATTGACGAGGCCATCGCCCACATCAACCAGTACTCATCACACCACAGCGAAGCCATCGTCACTGACAACCATCCGAAAGCCATGCGCTTCCTGCGCGAAGTTGATTCGGCCTCGGTCATGATCAACGCGTCGACGCGCTTTGCCGATGGATTCGAGTACGGCCTGGGGGCCGAAATCGGCATTTCCACCGACAAGATCCACGCCCGTGGCCCGGTCGGTCTGGAAGGACTGACCAGCCAGAAATGGATCGTCCTCGGCGATGGTCACGTCCGTGGCTAA
- the holA gene encoding DNA polymerase III subunit delta — protein MLLKGEQLAAHLERELRPLYVLYGDDPLLVIEAADAIRAKSRQQGYSEREVLTVLPQFDWGQLLAAGGNMSLFGDKKLIDLRIPTGKPGKEGSAALQQWCQNLSMDNLLLITLPELDWREEKAVWFTALVNAGVAIKLIAPPLTELPGWIVGRLRRQQQSADLESLKFIAERVEGNLLAAHQEIQKLGLLYPAGQLSLAQIRDAVLNVARYDIDGLREALLSGDIARLTRTLDGLMQEGEAPPLVLWAMSEEIRALTMIRAGLDAGKPVDMLLKDAKVWGPRANPVKKALQRLSTSTLEAALQHAGKIDRLAKGIGHGNVWEEFLRLGLRLAAAK, from the coding sequence ATGCTCCTCAAGGGCGAACAGCTGGCGGCGCATCTCGAACGCGAGTTGCGCCCGCTCTACGTCCTCTACGGTGACGACCCGTTACTGGTCATCGAGGCGGCTGACGCCATCCGCGCCAAGTCCCGCCAGCAAGGCTACAGCGAGCGCGAAGTACTGACCGTGCTGCCGCAGTTCGACTGGGGCCAGTTACTAGCGGCCGGCGGCAACATGTCCCTGTTCGGCGATAAAAAACTGATCGACCTGCGCATCCCCACCGGTAAGCCGGGCAAGGAAGGCAGCGCCGCCCTGCAGCAGTGGTGCCAGAACCTGTCGATGGACAATCTTCTGCTGATTACCCTGCCCGAACTCGACTGGCGCGAGGAAAAGGCCGTCTGGTTCACCGCTCTGGTCAACGCCGGCGTCGCCATCAAACTGATTGCCCCGCCACTGACCGAACTGCCGGGCTGGATCGTCGGCCGCCTGCGCCGCCAGCAGCAAAGCGCCGATCTGGAAAGCCTAAAATTCATCGCCGAGCGTGTCGAAGGCAATCTGCTTGCCGCGCACCAGGAAATCCAGAAACTCGGCCTGCTTTACCCGGCCGGCCAGTTGAGCCTGGCGCAGATTCGCGACGCCGTACTCAACGTCGCCCGCTATGACATCGATGGTCTGCGCGAAGCACTGCTTTCGGGCGACATCGCCCGCCTGACGCGGACACTGGACGGCCTGATGCAGGAGGGCGAAGCACCGCCTCTGGTGCTCTGGGCCATGAGCGAGGAAATCCGGGCATTGACCATGATTCGGGCTGGCCTGGATGCCGGCAAACCGGTCGATATGCTGCTCAAGGATGCGAAAGTCTGGGGACCGCGGGCCAATCCGGTTAAAAAGGCGCTACAACGTCTGAGCACCAGCACCCTCGAAGCAGCGCTGCAACATGCCGGAAAGATCGACCGTCTGGCCAAGGGCATCGGTCACGGCAATGTCTGGGAAGAATTCCTGCGGCTCGGCCTGCGCCTGGCCGCGGCGAAGTAA
- the lptE gene encoding LPS assembly lipoprotein LptE has product MRLPLRLLFALILAAAIAGCGFHLRGVGSGNLPYKTMYIALPDTADVNIWLQRYIRSSGSTEIVDDAKSAEAIFQQLGDIRQKGILSVNAQGRVREYRLQLTYTFQVVNQKGQVLVPINEVALTRDISFDDSNVLAKDLEEGLLWRDMNNDLVNQIMRRLSVVKPKNPDLEDDE; this is encoded by the coding sequence ATGCGCTTGCCGCTCCGCCTGCTGTTCGCATTGATCCTCGCTGCTGCCATTGCCGGCTGCGGTTTTCATCTGCGCGGCGTCGGCAGCGGCAACCTGCCCTACAAGACGATGTATATCGCCCTGCCCGACACCGCCGACGTCAATATCTGGCTGCAGCGCTACATCCGGTCCAGTGGCAGCACCGAGATCGTCGACGATGCCAAATCGGCCGAGGCCATCTTCCAGCAACTGGGCGACATTCGTCAAAAGGGCATTCTCAGCGTCAATGCCCAGGGCCGAGTGCGCGAATACCGACTGCAGCTGACCTATACCTTCCAGGTGGTCAACCAAAAGGGGCAGGTGCTGGTACCGATCAATGAAGTGGCACTGACCCGCGACATTTCCTTCGACGATTCCAACGTCCTCGCCAAGGATCTTGAAGAAGGACTGCTCTGGCGCGACATGAACAATGACCTGGTCAATCAGATCATGCGCCGCCTGAGCGTCGTCAAGCCGAAAAACCCCGATCTCGAAGACGACGAATAA
- the leuS gene encoding leucine--tRNA ligase produces the protein MQDKYTPADIERAAQQHWDTTGAARAVEDTTKPKYYCLSMFPYPSGKLHMGHVRNYTIGDVLSRFHKMQGFNVMQPMGWDAFGMPAENAALQNNVPPAGWTYSNIDYMRQQLKSLGFAIDWEREFATCTPEYYRWEQWLFTRLYEKGLVYKKLGTVNWDPVDHTVLANEQVIDGRGWRSGALIEKREIPMYYMKITAYAEELLSELDNLPGWPEQVRLMQKNWIGKSTGVRFAFPLADNADEKLWVFTTRADTIMGVTFVAVAAEHPLATRAAADKPQLAAFIEECKKGGVAEADIATMEKKGMPTGIYVTHPLTGQQVEVWVGNYVLMSYGDGAVMAVPAHDERDFAFALKYNLPIKQVVAVDGETSFSHEAWAEWYADKQRGILVNSGKYDGLAYEAAVDAIAADLAAQNLGDKKVQFRLRDWGISRQRYWGCPIPIIHCKTCGDVAVPDDQLPVVLPENVEITGAGSPLAKMPEFYECACPKCGGAARRETDTMDTFFESSWYFLRYACPDNTTAMVDERVQYWCKGGIDQYIGGIEHAILHLLYSRFFTKLMRDVGLIGNLGEPFANLLTQGMVVAPTFYRDLDGGKKLWINPADVDVVTDERGRPTGATLKTDGLPVVIGGTEKMSKSKNNGVDPQALIDQYGADTARLFIMFASPPDQSLEWSDAGVEGAYRFLRRLWKTTYDHVQGGLVAACTSNDGLSPTQADLRRKLHQTMGKVADDYGRRKQFNTAIAAVMELLNAYDKCDLNTPAGRALSQEALESIALLLFPIVPHIGQALYAELKPGQDAGVQAFPKADPAALKQDEIELMIQVNGKLRGAIRVPAEADKASIEAAALANPDAQKFMEGKPAKKVVVVPGRLVNIVV, from the coding sequence ATGCAGGACAAATACACCCCGGCCGACATCGAGCGCGCCGCCCAGCAACACTGGGACACGACCGGTGCCGCCCGCGCCGTCGAAGACACCACCAAGCCGAAATACTACTGCCTGTCGATGTTCCCGTACCCCTCGGGCAAACTGCACATGGGCCACGTTCGCAACTACACCATCGGCGACGTTCTTTCCCGTTTCCACAAGATGCAGGGTTTCAATGTCATGCAGCCGATGGGCTGGGACGCCTTCGGCATGCCGGCGGAAAACGCCGCGCTGCAGAACAATGTACCGCCGGCCGGGTGGACGTATTCCAACATCGATTACATGCGCCAGCAGTTGAAGTCGCTGGGTTTTGCCATCGACTGGGAACGCGAATTCGCCACCTGCACCCCCGAGTACTACCGCTGGGAACAGTGGCTGTTTACCCGCCTCTACGAAAAGGGCCTGGTTTACAAGAAACTCGGCACCGTTAACTGGGACCCGGTGGACCACACCGTGCTCGCCAACGAACAGGTCATCGACGGCCGCGGCTGGCGCTCTGGCGCACTCATCGAGAAGCGCGAGATCCCCATGTATTACATGAAGATCACCGCCTACGCCGAAGAACTGCTGAGCGAACTCGACAACCTGCCGGGCTGGCCGGAACAGGTCCGGCTGATGCAGAAAAACTGGATCGGCAAGAGCACCGGCGTGCGCTTCGCCTTCCCGCTGGCTGACAATGCCGACGAAAAGCTGTGGGTGTTCACCACCCGCGCCGACACCATCATGGGCGTCACTTTCGTCGCCGTGGCGGCCGAACACCCGCTGGCCACGCGCGCCGCCGCCGACAAGCCGCAACTCGCTGCCTTCATCGAGGAATGCAAGAAGGGCGGCGTCGCCGAAGCCGACATCGCCACGATGGAAAAGAAGGGCATGCCGACCGGCATCTATGTCACCCATCCGCTGACCGGCCAGCAGGTCGAAGTCTGGGTCGGCAACTACGTGCTGATGAGCTACGGCGACGGTGCCGTGATGGCCGTACCGGCCCACGACGAACGCGATTTCGCCTTTGCCCTGAAATACAACCTGCCGATCAAGCAGGTCGTCGCCGTGGACGGTGAAACCTCCTTCAGCCATGAAGCCTGGGCCGAGTGGTACGCCGACAAGCAACGCGGCATCCTGGTCAATTCCGGCAAGTATGATGGCCTCGCTTACGAAGCCGCCGTCGATGCCATCGCCGCCGACCTCGCCGCCCAGAACCTGGGCGACAAGAAGGTGCAGTTCCGCCTGCGCGACTGGGGGATTTCCCGCCAGCGTTATTGGGGCTGCCCGATTCCCATCATCCACTGCAAAACCTGCGGCGACGTAGCGGTCCCGGATGACCAGTTGCCGGTTGTCCTGCCCGAGAATGTCGAGATCACGGGCGCCGGTTCGCCGCTCGCCAAAATGCCCGAGTTCTACGAATGCGCCTGCCCGAAATGCGGCGGCGCAGCGCGGCGCGAAACCGACACGATGGACACTTTCTTCGAGTCGTCCTGGTACTTCCTGCGCTATGCCTGCCCCGACAACACCACTGCCATGGTCGACGAGCGCGTCCAGTACTGGTGCAAGGGCGGCATCGACCAGTACATCGGCGGCATCGAACACGCCATCCTGCATCTACTCTATTCGCGCTTCTTCACCAAGCTGATGCGTGACGTCGGTCTTATCGGCAATCTTGGCGAACCGTTTGCCAACTTGCTGACGCAAGGCATGGTCGTGGCGCCCACCTTCTACCGCGATCTCGATGGCGGCAAGAAGCTGTGGATCAATCCGGCCGACGTGGACGTCGTCACCGACGAACGGGGTCGCCCGACCGGCGCCACGCTGAAGACCGACGGCCTGCCGGTGGTCATCGGCGGTACTGAAAAGATGTCGAAGTCGAAGAACAACGGCGTCGACCCGCAGGCCCTGATTGACCAGTACGGCGCCGATACGGCCCGCCTGTTCATCATGTTCGCCTCGCCGCCCGACCAGTCGCTGGAATGGTCCGACGCCGGCGTTGAAGGCGCTTACCGCTTCCTTCGCCGCCTGTGGAAGACGACCTACGACCACGTTCAGGGCGGCCTTGTCGCCGCCTGCACGAGCAATGACGGGTTGAGCCCGACCCAGGCTGACCTGCGGCGCAAGCTGCACCAGACGATGGGCAAGGTGGCCGACGATTACGGCCGGCGCAAGCAGTTCAACACGGCCATCGCTGCGGTCATGGAACTGCTCAACGCCTACGACAAATGCGACCTGAACACCCCAGCCGGCCGCGCCCTGTCACAGGAAGCACTGGAAAGTATCGCCCTGCTTCTCTTCCCCATCGTCCCGCATATCGGTCAGGCGCTTTACGCCGAGCTAAAGCCGGGTCAGGATGCCGGCGTCCAGGCTTTCCCCAAAGCTGATCCGGCCGCCCTCAAGCAAGACGAAATCGAGCTGATGATCCAGGTTAACGGCAAGCTGCGCGGCGCCATCCGCGTCCCCGCCGAGGCCGACAAGGCAAGCATCGAGGCGGCCGCACTGGCCAACCCCGATGCGCAGAAGTTCATGGAAGGCAAGCCGGCAAAGAAAGTGGTCGTGGTGCCGGGCCGACTGGTCAATATCGTCGTTTAA
- a CDS encoding UvrD-helicase domain-containing protein encodes MSDLLANLNSPQLQAVTLPPVHALILAGAGSGKTRVLTTRIAWLMSVGQVGPHGVLAVTFTNKAAKEMTARLSTLVPINTRGMWIGTFHGLCNRLLRAHYREAGLPQTFQILDSADQLAMVKRLLKNLNVDDEKYPPRELCHFINAHKEQGVRAAQAEVYDNYTQKRVDLYAEYENQCNREGVVDFAELLLRCYELLQRNEPLRKHYQERFRYILVDEVQDTNKLQYAWLKLLAGGGAKVFAVGDDDQSIYAFRGAEVGNMRDFERDYAGDNVIRLEQNYRSHGNILTAANAIIKNNRERLGKNLWTDAGDGEPIRAFEAYSDLDEARFVVEEIRELVRDGISPTQIALLYRSNAQSRVLENELFTKNVPYKVYGGLRFFERQEIKHALAYLRLLGNPDDDTAFLRVVNFPTRGIGARSLENLQATAHQTNSSLYNAAASLSGKAGQTVGAFIRLIEALRQETEGLPLPEMVEHVIEKSGLAQHYRTDKEGQDRLENLDELINAAATFIDDEGAIGEGGALVSFLTLASLEAGEHQAGEGQEAVQLMSVHAAKGLEFDVVFITGLEQGLFPHENSINQGKDGLEEERRLMYVAVTRARQRLYVSCAQTRMLHGQTRYCVPSGFLDEIPEQLLLKLNKKAEPAAAFPAFGSFGGGYAEPVAAGGLRIGQTVEHAKFGIGVIVSTEGRGADARVQINFGGSGMKWLALEYAKLTPV; translated from the coding sequence ATGTCCGATCTCCTCGCAAATCTTAATTCGCCGCAACTTCAAGCGGTTACGTTGCCACCCGTGCATGCCTTGATCCTCGCCGGGGCGGGGAGTGGCAAGACCCGGGTGCTCACGACGCGCATTGCCTGGCTGATGTCGGTCGGTCAGGTCGGACCGCATGGCGTGCTCGCGGTGACCTTTACCAACAAGGCCGCCAAAGAAATGACGGCGCGACTGTCGACCCTGGTGCCGATCAATACGCGGGGGATGTGGATCGGAACTTTTCACGGTCTCTGCAACCGTCTGTTGCGCGCTCATTACCGCGAGGCCGGGTTGCCGCAAACCTTCCAGATCCTTGATTCGGCGGACCAGTTGGCGATGGTCAAGCGTCTGCTCAAGAACTTGAACGTCGATGACGAGAAGTATCCACCGCGCGAACTCTGTCATTTCATCAATGCCCATAAAGAGCAGGGCGTGCGGGCGGCGCAGGCCGAGGTATATGACAATTACACGCAAAAACGTGTTGATTTGTATGCCGAGTACGAAAACCAGTGCAATCGTGAAGGCGTGGTCGATTTTGCCGAGCTGCTCTTGCGTTGTTATGAATTGCTGCAGCGCAACGAACCTTTGCGAAAACACTATCAGGAACGCTTCCGTTACATCCTCGTCGACGAGGTGCAAGACACCAATAAACTGCAATACGCCTGGCTCAAATTGCTGGCCGGGGGCGGTGCGAAAGTCTTTGCCGTGGGTGACGACGATCAGAGCATCTACGCTTTTCGCGGTGCCGAGGTCGGCAACATGCGTGATTTCGAACGCGACTACGCTGGCGACAATGTCATCCGTCTTGAACAGAACTACCGCTCGCACGGCAATATCCTGACGGCAGCCAATGCCATCATCAAAAATAACCGTGAGCGCCTGGGCAAGAATTTGTGGACCGATGCCGGCGACGGCGAACCGATCCGCGCCTTTGAGGCTTATTCCGATCTCGACGAGGCGCGCTTTGTCGTCGAGGAAATCCGCGAACTGGTCCGCGATGGCATTTCGCCGACGCAGATTGCGTTGCTCTATCGTTCCAATGCCCAGTCGCGCGTGCTCGAAAACGAGTTGTTCACCAAAAATGTGCCGTACAAGGTCTATGGTGGTCTGCGCTTCTTCGAGCGACAGGAAATCAAGCACGCCCTGGCCTACCTGCGCCTGCTCGGCAATCCCGACGACGACACGGCTTTCCTGCGCGTCGTCAATTTCCCGACGCGCGGCATCGGTGCGCGGTCGCTGGAAAACCTCCAGGCGACGGCCCACCAGACCAATTCCAGTCTTTACAACGCAGCCGCCTCGTTGAGCGGCAAGGCCGGCCAGACGGTCGGTGCTTTCATACGCCTGATCGAGGCGCTACGGCAGGAAACCGAAGGTCTGCCGCTGCCCGAGATGGTCGAGCACGTCATCGAAAAGTCCGGGCTGGCGCAGCATTACCGCACTGACAAGGAAGGTCAGGACCGGCTGGAGAATCTGGACGAACTGATCAACGCCGCCGCCACCTTCATCGATGACGAAGGCGCCATCGGCGAAGGCGGGGCGCTGGTTTCCTTCCTCACCCTGGCCTCGCTGGAGGCCGGCGAACATCAGGCTGGCGAAGGGCAGGAGGCGGTCCAGTTGATGTCCGTTCATGCCGCCAAGGGGCTGGAGTTCGACGTCGTATTCATCACCGGCCTGGAACAGGGCTTGTTCCCCCATGAAAACTCGATCAACCAGGGCAAGGATGGCCTGGAGGAGGAGCGACGGCTGATGTACGTCGCGGTCACCCGTGCCCGCCAGCGTCTCTACGTATCCTGTGCGCAGACCCGCATGCTGCATGGTCAGACACGATATTGCGTACCTTCCGGCTTTCTGGACGAAATTCCCGAACAATTGCTGCTCAAGCTGAACAAGAAGGCCGAACCGGCTGCCGCCTTTCCGGCTTTCGGCTCCTTCGGTGGCGGCTATGCCGAGCCGGTCGCTGCTGGTGGCCTGCGCATCGGGCAGACTGTCGAGCATGCCAAGTTCGGCATCGGCGTCATCGTATCGACCGAAGGGCGTGGCGCCGATGCCCGTGTCCAGATCAATTTCGGCGGCAGCGGCATGAAATGGCTGGCGCTGGAGTATGCCAAGCTGACGCCGGTCTGA
- a CDS encoding quinone oxidoreductase, which produces MPHAIRLHQHGGPEVLSWETIDLPAPAPGEATVRHGAVGLNYIDVYHRTGLYPLALPSGIGMEGAGVVEAVGEGVSELRVGDRVAYAGGPLGAYADVRNIPAHRLLKLPDSIPFETGAAMMLQGLTAAYLLRKTYRVQPGDAVLIQAAAGGVGLIACQWARALGATVIGTVGSPAKAELARAHGCHHVINYSTENFAQRVREITNGEGVAVVYDGVGKDTFAGSLDSLRPMGMMVSFGNASGPVPPLDLILLSQKGSLFITRPTLMNYTAKREDLVALGSELFDVVVAGQVKIEVNQSYALKDAAQAHRDLEARKTTGSTILLP; this is translated from the coding sequence ATGCCCCACGCCATTCGACTTCACCAGCACGGCGGCCCGGAAGTGCTGTCCTGGGAAACGATCGATCTGCCGGCGCCAGCTCCCGGCGAGGCTACCGTCCGCCACGGCGCGGTCGGCCTCAATTACATTGATGTCTACCACCGTACCGGCCTGTATCCACTGGCCTTGCCCTCCGGTATCGGCATGGAAGGCGCCGGTGTCGTCGAGGCGGTGGGCGAGGGGGTCAGCGAGCTCAGGGTGGGTGACCGTGTCGCCTATGCCGGTGGGCCGCTCGGTGCCTACGCAGATGTGCGCAATATTCCGGCGCATCGCCTGCTGAAACTGCCCGATTCGATTCCCTTTGAAACCGGTGCGGCGATGATGTTGCAAGGGCTGACGGCCGCCTATCTGCTGCGCAAGACCTATCGCGTCCAGCCCGGCGACGCCGTACTGATTCAGGCGGCGGCAGGCGGGGTCGGCCTGATTGCCTGTCAGTGGGCGCGGGCCCTCGGGGCGACGGTGATCGGCACCGTCGGTTCGCCAGCCAAGGCCGAACTGGCCAGGGCGCACGGCTGCCATCATGTGATCAACTACAGCACTGAAAACTTCGCCCAGCGGGTTCGTGAAATCACCAACGGCGAAGGCGTTGCCGTCGTCTATGACGGGGTTGGCAAGGACACCTTTGCCGGGTCACTCGACAGCTTGCGCCCGATGGGCATGATGGTGTCGTTTGGCAATGCTTCCGGCCCGGTGCCGCCACTCGACCTCATCCTGTTGTCGCAGAAGGGTTCATTGTTCATCACCCGGCCGACCCTCATGAACTACACGGCCAAGCGCGAGGATCTCGTGGCGCTGGGCAGCGAGTTGTTCGATGTCGTGGTTGCCGGGCAGGTCAAGATCGAGGTTAACCAGTCTTATGCGCTGAAGGATGCCGCCCAGGCCCATCGTGACCTTGAGGCGCGCAAGACTACCGGCTCGACGATTCTGCTGCCATGA
- a CDS encoding TAXI family TRAP transporter solute-binding subunit, whose protein sequence is MMARFKAGLLSLRDLFATAWWVILLAGIGFAVAYQFVEPAPPKKIVISTGSESGAYYQFAQRYAAILAKNGVTLEVKASAGALDNLARLSNNEAQIGFVQGGVMPPKADPDAEDESGLLSLGSVFYEPVWVFYRGDKVLTRLTELKGKRIAIGQEGSGVRQLAQQLLEANEIPAGDHLVPLAGLKAAEELQQGRIDAAFIIAAEKAPVVQLLLRSPGVHIMSFSQAGAYQRRFPFLTKLTFPHGVADLVRDFPPEDIKVLAPTANLIVRDDLHPALQALLLQAASEVHGKSGFFQDAGEFPSYKDQMLPLSPEAARYFKSGPSFLQRYLPFWLAVLVDRLIVMLVPVFMLLIPLLKVAPAIYNWRVRSKVFRCYGELKFLEDDLKNRFEPTKLRDYRNRLDAIEDEASALHIPLGFTDLVYTLREHVNLVRNIIDKKEASA, encoded by the coding sequence ATGATGGCCCGGTTCAAGGCAGGGCTTCTCTCGCTGCGCGACCTGTTCGCCACGGCCTGGTGGGTCATCCTGCTGGCCGGTATCGGTTTTGCGGTGGCCTATCAGTTTGTCGAGCCGGCGCCGCCAAAGAAAATTGTCATCAGCACCGGCAGCGAGAGTGGTGCCTATTACCAGTTCGCCCAGCGCTACGCCGCTATCCTGGCCAAAAATGGCGTCACGCTTGAAGTCAAAGCCTCGGCCGGGGCGCTCGATAACCTGGCGCGGCTGAGCAATAACGAGGCGCAGATCGGCTTCGTTCAGGGCGGCGTCATGCCACCCAAGGCCGATCCGGATGCCGAGGATGAATCCGGTCTGCTCTCGCTCGGCAGCGTCTTTTACGAGCCGGTATGGGTTTTCTATCGTGGCGATAAGGTGCTGACCCGCCTGACCGAATTGAAGGGCAAGCGTATCGCCATTGGTCAGGAAGGCTCGGGAGTGCGTCAGTTGGCGCAGCAACTGCTCGAAGCCAACGAAATTCCTGCGGGCGATCACCTTGTCCCGCTGGCCGGCTTGAAAGCAGCTGAAGAACTCCAGCAGGGGCGGATCGATGCCGCTTTTATCATTGCCGCCGAGAAAGCCCCGGTGGTGCAACTGCTGCTCCGCTCTCCGGGCGTCCACATCATGAGTTTTTCCCAGGCGGGGGCTTATCAGCGCCGTTTCCCCTTCCTTACCAAGCTGACTTTCCCGCACGGCGTCGCCGATCTGGTCCGCGACTTTCCGCCCGAGGACATCAAGGTGCTGGCCCCGACTGCCAACCTGATCGTCCGAGATGACCTGCATCCGGCCCTGCAGGCGCTGCTCCTTCAGGCCGCCAGTGAAGTGCATGGCAAATCCGGCTTCTTTCAGGATGCTGGTGAGTTTCCGTCCTACAAGGACCAGATGCTGCCCCTGTCGCCAGAGGCCGCTCGCTACTTCAAGTCCGGGCCATCCTTCCTGCAGCGCTACCTGCCTTTCTGGCTGGCCGTGCTGGTCGACCGGCTGATCGTCATGCTGGTCCCGGTCTTCATGCTCCTCATTCCGCTGCTCAAGGTGGCCCCGGCCATTTATAACTGGCGCGTTCGATCCAAGGTTTTCCGCTGCTACGGCGAACTGAAATTTCTTGAAGACGACCTTAAGAACCGCTTTGAGCCGACCAAGCTGAGGGACTACCGGAATCGTCTGGATGCCATCGAGGATGAAGCCAGTGCCCTGCACATCCCGCTCGGCTTCACTGACCTCGTCTACACACTGCGCGAACACGTCAATCTGGTTCGCAACATCATCGACAAGAAGGAAGCATCGGCATGA
- a CDS encoding ParA family protein, producing MKAFLVANPKGGSGKSTLATNLAGYFASRGRDVMLGDIDRQQSSREWLGIRPFALPTIDSWEVGVDKVSRPPKGTSHVVLDTPAGLHGKLLERVLKLSTRVIVPVQPSMFDMLATRHFLTELLSEKAIRKGKADVAVIGMRVDARTRAAGELERFFATFDLPVLAYLRDTQVYVQATAAGMTLFDLPPSRAERDLEQWQSIIQWVEAG from the coding sequence ATGAAAGCCTTTTTGGTCGCCAACCCCAAGGGCGGTTCCGGGAAAAGTACGCTAGCCACCAATCTGGCCGGCTATTTCGCCAGCCGGGGGCGCGACGTCATGCTCGGTGACATTGATCGGCAGCAATCATCGCGTGAATGGCTCGGCATCCGGCCCTTCGCGCTGCCCACCATCGACAGCTGGGAGGTTGGCGTCGACAAGGTCTCCCGGCCGCCGAAGGGCACCTCGCACGTTGTACTCGATACCCCGGCCGGCTTGCACGGCAAACTGCTGGAGCGGGTTCTCAAGCTGTCGACGCGGGTTATTGTGCCGGTCCAGCCATCAATGTTCGACATGCTGGCAACGCGTCATTTCCTCACCGAACTGCTTTCCGAAAAAGCCATCCGCAAAGGCAAGGCTGATGTCGCCGTGATCGGCATGCGCGTCGACGCCCGGACCCGGGCTGCCGGAGAATTGGAGCGCTTCTTCGCCACCTTCGATCTGCCGGTGCTCGCCTATCTGCGTGATACCCAAGTCTATGTTCAGGCGACAGCAGCCGGCATGACCCTCTTCGACCTCCCCCCGTCGCGTGCCGAACGCGATCTGGAGCAGTGGCAGTCGATCATTCAGTGGGTTGAGGCGGGGTAG